Proteins found in one Crassostrea angulata isolate pt1a10 chromosome 3, ASM2561291v2, whole genome shotgun sequence genomic segment:
- the LOC128178339 gene encoding beta-microseminoprotein-like has translation MERLILFIFTFSVFFVYSEAACSTDTGNGYYCRYKGRIILPGRSYEKTTGPNCFKCTCSEDGTFLSCCDTSTIITSFPQDKCKVILVGCDEKAVSKFDESKPCPGPISAIKG, from the exons ATGGAGCGTTTAATTCTGTTCATCTTTACTTTCTCCGTCTTTTTTGTGTACTCTGAGGCTGCATGTTCAACTGATACAGGAAATG gGTACTATTGTCGATATAAAGGAAGAATTATTTTGCCAGGCCGAAGTTATGAAAAAACAACGGGTCCAAATTGTTTCAAGTGCACATGTTCTGAAGATGGAACATTTTTAAGCTGTTGCGA TACTAGCACGATTATCACAAGCTTTCCGCAAGACAAATGTAAAGTTATACTGGTGGGATGTGACGAGAAAGCAGTCAGCAAATTCGACGAAAGCAAGCCCTGTCCAGGACCAATATCAGCCATTAAAGGATGA
- the LOC128176915 gene encoding uncharacterized protein LOC128176915: protein MDNFQTLCDCLKDHVKQTPSRSLRKSTAIFLCKLKSGLSNQILSTLFRTSKSSLRRAISAVRNAMMTCFVPYNLGFEHITREDVINDHTRHLAQTLFGDIDKSQAILVLDGTYIYTAKSNNFRYQRRSYSIHKGRSLIKPMVIVTTTGYFVSIQGPYLADHKNNDASILEHIMKTNAEDIKNWLSEDDIFIVDRGFRDALPLLEDLGIQAEMPRFLEKGQKQMSTSDANKSRLVTKIRWVVESSNARIKRWRYLDRTLPTNQIPFVGDYVRIVCALSNKFFPPLSKSHSIEEDEADAAKMLYLSKQVNNLQRLVEDNGLNRRPTQWQPVPECGIENFPTLDEEQLRNLTCGTYQLKLSRSYIQEHIDGDCDIWFHKDNDRLLRVKIQSRHGIIKTVLAAIIWYLSKGRHEDGKYGVRDWGEHVLDAADIPPPVDESDSDASSCDSVPEE from the exons ATGGACAATTTCCAAACTCTTTGTGACTGTTTGAAAGATCATGTTAAACAGACACCATCTAGAAGTTTACGAAAATCTACAGCCATATTTTTATGCAAGTTGAAATCTGGATTATCAAATCAAATACTGTCAACTTTATTTCGTACTTCAAAATCCAGTTTAAGAAGAGCAATCAGTGCTGTTAGAAATGCGATGATGACTTGTTTTGTCCCATATAATCTTGGATTTGAACACATCACAAGAGAAGATGTAATCAACGACCACACTCGCCATCTAGCCCAAACATTGTTCGGCGACATAGACAAGAGTCAGGCCATACTGGTTTTAGATGGAACCTATATATACACCGCCAAGAGCAACAACTTCAGATACCAACGCCGCTCTTACAGCATCCACAAAGGAAGGTCGCTCATCAAACCCATGGTAATCGTGACAACCACAGGCTATTTTGTCTCGATTCAAGGACCATACCTAGCAGACCATAAAAACAACGATGCGTCAATCCTTGAACATATCATGAAAACAAATGCAGAGGACATCAAGAATTGGCTAAGTGAAGACGACATTTTCATCGTTGACAGAGGATTTAGAGATGCTTTGCCCCTGCTTGAAGATTTAGGCATTCAAGCAGAAATGCCTCGATTTTTAGAGAAGGGACAAAAACAGATGAGCACTAGTGATGCCAATAAGAGCAGACTTGTTACAAAG ATAAGATGGGTAGTTGAGTCATCCAATGCCAGAATCAAAAGGTGGCGATATTTGGACCGTACCCTCCCTACAAATCAGATCCCTTTCGTTGGAGATTATGTCAGAATTGTATGCGCCCTGTCAAATAAGTTCTTCCCACCTCTGAGCAAAAGTCACAGTATAGAGGAAGACGAGGCAGACGCAGCTAAAATGCTTTATCTGTCTAAACAG GTAAATAATCTCCAACGATTGGTTGAAGATAATGGTCTAAACAGAAGGCCAACTCAGTGGCAGCCAGTCCCCGAGTGTGGAATAGAGAACTTCCCCACCCTGGACGAGGAGCAGTTACGGAACTTGACTTGCGGGACCTATCAACTGAAGCTTTCTCGCAGCTATATCCAAGAGCATATTGATGGGGACTGTGACATTTGGTTCCATAAGGATAATGACAGGCTACTGCGGGTAAAGATTCAGAGTCGCCACGGCATCATCAAAACAGTACTTG CGGCCATCATTTGGTACCTGTCAAAAGGAAGACATGAGGACGGGAAGTACGGTGTGCGTGATTGGGGTGAGCATGTTCTTGATGCAGCAGACATTCCACCTCCCGTTGATGAGTCTGACAGTGATGCGAGCAGTTGTGACAGTGTACCCGAGGAATGA
- the LOC128176916 gene encoding uncharacterized protein LOC128176916, translating into MADIQQMIHCFKVREDHRNYLRFFWYLDNDPQKKLVEYRMCVHVFGNSPSPAVATYGLRRTAQNAESTYGSDVRSFVERNFYVDDGLISLQSTQEIVSLMKRTQQALLQEGGLRLHKVSNSSNVMKYFPTDDLAKDLMSLDLSKDFLPIQRSLGISWNLRSDAFIFRLSLDKKPYTRRGVLPCLNSFYDPLGFVAQVLLRGKLLLRKFTEESADWDQHLPEQYQGEWEQWKQQLWYLENLEIPRTYLSVPTEKLLQKHVHVFTDASEEAIAAVAILRAEDQDGNFHQGFIVGKGKVAPKKAVTIPRLELCAAVLGVEISQIIHDQLDIDPKDIHYHTDSKVVLGYIYNRTKRFYTYVCNRVQQIHKVFSPEQWSYVPSEHNPADQATRPIAVENIKNSPWLCKPKRWFLESKYQGKTDISDNDEHMPQQFDLVDSENDRVIRPMLIVKTLHVKEPSIGTERFTKYSTWSSLVSGIARLKHVARCWSGTKPCRGWHFCNKAKDVDLYLETEKHIIRAVQSEAYPEEIRGIRENRALNKENSLVKLNPVLDHDGILRVGGRLMNSELEVTEKNPVIIPGKQHIATLLVRHYHQLTKHQGRHFTEGSIRYAGYWITGAKRIVSSVIYSCVTCRKMRRKPEHQFMADLPEDRLTPGPPFSSVGVDTFGPWEVLARRTRGGLAHAKRWAVMFSCLSSRAVHIEVIEEMSSSSFINALMRFVAIRGSVKEFRSDRSTNFVGSTESLGIDAINVEDGPVNKFLFDNRTV; encoded by the coding sequence ATGGCCGATATTCAGCAAATGATTCACTGCTTTAAAGTGCGAGAAGATCATAGGAACTACTTACGTTTCTTCTGGTACTTAGATAACGATCCTCAGAAGAAATTGGTGGAATACAGGATGTGCGTCCATGTCTTCGGCAATAGTCCATCACCTGCAGTCGCTACATATGGGCTAAGGAGGACTGCACAGAATGCTGAATCAACCTATGGAAGTGACGTCCGAAGTTTTGTAGAACGCAACTTTTACGTTGATGATGGGTTGATTTCATTGCAATCCACTCAAGAGATCGTTAGCCTGATGAAGAGAACTCAACAAGCCTTGTTGCAAGAAGGAGGACTTCGACTTCACAAAGTATCCAACAGCAGTAATGTCATGAAATACTTTCCCACTGATGACCTAGCAAAGGACTTGATGTCTCTCGATCTATCAAAGGATTTTCTTCCCATACAACGCAGCTTAGGAATAAGCTGGAATCTACGATCTGATGCATTTATCTTCAGACTTTCCTTAGACAAGAAACCGTATACACGCCGCGGAGTCCTTCCTTGTCTGAATAGCTTCTATGACCCCTTAGGATTTGTTGCACAAGTTCTCCTCAGAGGCAAGTTACTGCTTAGGAAATTTACTGAAGAGTCTGCAGACTGGGATCAACATTTACCTGAACAATACCAAGGAGAATGGGAGCAGTGGAAACAACAACTATGGTATCTAGAAAACCTGGAAATTCCTCGTACTTACCTTTCCGTACCTACCGAAAAGCTCCTTCAGAAACACGTCCATGTGTTTACTGATGCGTCCGAGGAAGCCATTGCTGCAGTTGCCATTTTAAGAGCAGAGGATCAAGATGGTAACTTTCATCAAGGATTCATAGTAGGGAAAGGAAAAGTTGCACCTAAAAAGGCAGTTACCATCCCTCGTTTGGAGTTATGTGCTGCAGTGCTTGGTGTTGAGATCTCTCAGATCATTCACGATCAATTGGATATTGACCCTAAAGACATTCATTACCATACagacagtaaagtagtccttgGTTACATCTACAACAGAACCAAACGTTTCTACACTTACGTATGCAACAGAGTACAGCAGATTCACAAAGTCTTCTCACCAGAGCAATGGAGCTATGTTCCTTCAGAACACAATCCTGCAGATCAAGCAACTAGACCAATCGcagttgaaaatattaaaaacagcccATGGCTTTGTAAACCGAAACGATGGTTCCTTGAAAGTAAATACCAAGGCAAAACAGATATATCTGATAACGACGAACATATGCCACAACAGTTTGACCTCGTAGACTCAGAGAATGACAGAGTGATTCGACCTATGCTAATTGTTAAAACATTGCACGTTAAAGAACCTTCCATTGGAACTGAAAGGTTTACCAAATACTCAACCTGGAGTAGTTTAGTTTCAGGTATTGCACGCTTGAAACATGTTGCCAGATGTTGGAGTGGAACAAAACCATGCAGAGGTTGGCATTTCTGCAACAAAGCGAAAGATGTTGACCTGTATCTTGAAACAGAAAAACACATCATTCGAGCGGTCCAGAGTGAAGCTTATCCAGAAGAGATCAGAGGTATCAGAGAAAACCGAGCTCTCAATAAGGAGAATTCTCTTGTAAAGCTGAATCCAGTTTTAGACCATGATGGTATTTTGCGTGTAGGAGGCCGATTGATGAATTCAGAGTTGGAAGTAACTGAGAAAAATCCTGTTATTATTCCTGGCAAACAACACATAGCTACACTGTTGGTGCGCCATTACCATCAGCTTACCAAACATCAAGGACGCCACTTCACAGAAGGCTCAATTAGATATGCTGGATATTGGATAACAGGGGCCAAGCGTATCGTATCCTCGGTGATATATAGCTGTGTGACTTGCAGAAAGATGAGGAGAAAACCAGAACATCAATTCATGGCTGACTTACCTGAAGATCGATTAACACCAGGACCTCCATTCTCAAGTGTAGGAGTGGATACCTTCGGACCTTGGGAAGTTCTTGCACGTCGAACTAGAGGAGGACTGGCTCATGCAAAACGCTGGGCTGTAATGTTTTCATGTCTCTCATCGCGAGCTGTTCACATTGAAGTCATCGAAGAGATGAGTTCCTCATCCTTCATTAATGCACTTATGAGATTTGTCGCTATACGTGGAAGCGTTAAAGAGTTTAGATCAGATCGTAGCACAAATTTCGTTGGCTCAACAGAAAGTCTTGGAATTGACGCTATAAACGTAGAAGATGGACCTGTCAACAAGTTTCTTTTTGACAACAGAACAGTATGA